GCTGCCAGACAGATTGCCAACTAGCACTTACGATTCGTCCGAATCCAGATCGAAGTCGAATTCGTTGTGACCGGCGACGACCGTCGAATCCAACGTCGTGTTCTTGTTGTATCGTTCAGGAATTTTGACGCGTTGACCGGCTTGGGGCAGCGGTGGTGCTTCGGGATCTTCTCCCCCATTTTCGAGCCACATAATGCGGACGTCGTGGTGCCCCACCTTTGCCCCCATGGTGTTCTTGATGTACTTCAATGCGTAGCGTCCTTCGCTGTCGGTGACACTGTGCGACGGCAGGGGGATTGCACGTTAAGTCATTTGCCGAACAGGACTTTCGCGAGGTATGTCTCATCCCAGGCAGCATTGAGTCTTTTGTTTTTGATCCCCACCTTGGCTGTGGATTCGTTTTTCAGAAGACTCAACGCCGTGCGGCGAAGGATGCTGAAGTTCATATCTGCGTGGCCTTTGCGGATCCTCGATTGATCTTCCTGGAAAGTGACGTCCAGTTGCCAATGCAAATTGTTCTCGACACCCCAATGGCTCCGCACAGCTTCGGCGAAACGACGGCCGGAGACATAACGGCTTAAAATGTAATAGCGGATGCCGATGCACATTTTGCCGTCGCGGAGAGTGTTGTTGATCGCGATCCCGATCGCCTTCAGGTTCTTCCAGCGATGTGCGTCCGGAAGATCCTCCGGCGCACGACAGATCAGATACTGTCGCAAATCTTCGCGGCCGCCGGTGTTTTCTTTCGTTTCAAATCGTCGCACCGGACAGCGTGCAAAGTCATCTTCCAAATGGTCGGCGAAGAACGCGACAAGACCTGCGTGTAGCGTGGGCTGATTGCCTTTCGCGGCAAGACAATAGTCCGCCTCTGCGTCGACAATCTTCGACGCGATTTCCGTTTGGCAACCCATGGCGTCAATCGTCACTAAAGCACCGGAAACCTCGATCAATTCCAGCAGTTTGGGAATCGCCGTAATCTCATTACTCTTCGCATCGACGACGACTTGCCCGAGACTGATATGATTGGCTGTGGCCCATGCACTGACCATGTGGATGGCCGACTTGCCACTGGCTTTGTCATAGCTGCGACGGAGTGTCTTACCATCGATCGCGATGATTTGTCCGTCACTGATTTTCTGCAGAGAAGTGATCCAATTCAGTAAGCACTTTTCAAATTCTGCAGGACGAATCAGAGCGAGGATGGCGTTGAAACGATCGTGCGACGGAATCCCTGCGGACAGATCGAGATACTTCGCAAACCAATCTCGTTTCGTTCTGCCAAACTTCGCAATCGCGACAAAATCATCCGCGCCACTGATCACAGCACAGACTGCAATGAACAGAATATTTTGAAGCGGATAGACCGGCTCACCGCGCCTTGGATCCGTAACATCAGAGAAATGATCGACAAAACTGGTGGACAAAGGCATGGCAGGAATCCTTTCGCGGCTCAAACATTTCAGCACACATAGCAGCGTGAAACATCACACTGACACTGAAGGTTGCCATCTATACCATCTTATCCAATGTCGCGCAATCCGCCTATGTGCGACGGGCGTCCGGATTCCGGAGTGAACTCGACCGTCACACCGACCAGCGGTTTGCCATCCATCGTGATGACACCTTCGACATCACCCACCTCAGGCATGTCCTCCGGGCCGTCGCTGCACCCCGATACGATGACAAAGCCGACACCGGCAAGCAAAATTGCAAGAGTCTTTGACATGTTGTGCTTCTTCTATCTGCGCGTTTCAACAATTAGAACGCGATGGTTGAGTACATGAAAGAAAACGAACTTCCAAGCCAACGGCCAAACTCGGCATGCGTTAGCTGTTAAGAATCGGATCTAAAATTCGCCGATGACTTCTCCACCGTTGACCGTACCCAACGCTGCGTAAACTCGCAGATCCATGTTTTCGCTGCCGAATCGCACCGATCCGTCACCCATCAGGAAATGCACGCCGCCAACATGAGGACTGCTCATGGAAAGCGTGTTGTTGCCAAACATGATGTAGGCCAGATTGTCGGCCGCGCGATCCATGCGTGTCAGACTGTCGAAGGTACTGCTGGCCATCTTGTTTCCGACTGACCGATCACCAATCCAGATCGAGCCGCGGTAGATGCCCATCGTTGATCGTTCGGCGACAATCACGGTATTGCTCATTCCGTCCGTAAAGTC
This DNA window, taken from Fuerstiella marisgermanici, encodes the following:
- a CDS encoding ISAs1 family transposase, with the translated sequence MPLSTSFVDHFSDVTDPRRGEPVYPLQNILFIAVCAVISGADDFVAIAKFGRTKRDWFAKYLDLSAGIPSHDRFNAILALIRPAEFEKCLLNWITSLQKISDGQIIAIDGKTLRRSYDKASGKSAIHMVSAWATANHISLGQVVVDAKSNEITAIPKLLELIEVSGALVTIDAMGCQTEIASKIVDAEADYCLAAKGNQPTLHAGLVAFFADHLEDDFARCPVRRFETKENTGGREDLRQYLICRAPEDLPDAHRWKNLKAIGIAINNTLRDGKMCIGIRYYILSRYVSGRRFAEAVRSHWGVENNLHWQLDVTFQEDQSRIRKGHADMNFSILRRTALSLLKNESTAKVGIKNKRLNAAWDETYLAKVLFGK